From a region of the Rathayibacter sp. VKM Ac-2804 genome:
- a CDS encoding APC family permease produces MTSDASLARRLGTRDAVVIGLGSMLGAGLFSAFAPAAAAAGPWLLLGLALAAIVAWANASSTAQLAAQYPRSGGAYLYGRERLGEWPGFLAGWSFVVGKTASCAAMALTVAAYAAPAGWERPVAVAAVVVLVAVNVLGVTRTALATRILLSIVLVVLVLAMAAAAASGPAAASATDRPFDAYGVLQSAGLLFFAFAGYARLATMGEEVRDPARTIPRAILGALGLAVLIYTVVGAGLLAVLGPERLAASTQPLVDAAAAWPWTAVPIRVGAAAASLGALLALIAGIGRTSLAMARNGDLPRALAVIDPVRSVPRRAEIVVGLIVVVLVLVADLRSAIGFSSFGVLLYYLVANVAALTQEAPHRRCPRPLAVVGVAGCLLLVATLPPASIAGGVAVLAVGAAYRLLAQSRVRRSSQTK; encoded by the coding sequence GTGACCTCCGACGCCTCCCTCGCCCGCCGCCTGGGCACCCGCGACGCCGTCGTCATCGGGCTCGGCTCGATGCTCGGCGCCGGGCTCTTCTCCGCCTTCGCCCCCGCCGCCGCGGCGGCCGGCCCGTGGCTGCTGCTCGGCCTGGCGCTCGCCGCGATCGTCGCCTGGGCGAACGCCTCCTCCACGGCGCAGCTGGCCGCGCAGTACCCGCGCTCCGGCGGCGCCTACCTCTACGGCCGGGAGCGGCTCGGCGAGTGGCCCGGCTTCCTGGCCGGCTGGAGCTTCGTCGTCGGCAAGACGGCGAGCTGCGCGGCGATGGCGCTGACCGTCGCCGCCTACGCCGCGCCCGCGGGCTGGGAGCGGCCGGTGGCGGTGGCCGCGGTCGTCGTCCTCGTGGCGGTGAACGTGCTCGGCGTGACCCGGACGGCGCTCGCGACCCGGATCCTGCTCTCGATCGTCCTCGTGGTGCTCGTCCTCGCGATGGCCGCCGCGGCGGCGTCCGGCCCGGCGGCCGCCTCCGCCACCGACCGCCCCTTCGACGCCTACGGCGTGCTGCAGTCGGCCGGGCTGCTGTTCTTCGCCTTCGCCGGCTACGCCCGCCTCGCCACGATGGGGGAGGAGGTGCGCGACCCCGCGCGCACCATCCCGCGGGCGATCCTCGGCGCGCTCGGGCTCGCGGTCCTGATCTACACGGTGGTCGGCGCGGGTCTGCTCGCGGTGCTCGGCCCTGAGCGGCTCGCCGCTTCGACGCAGCCGCTCGTCGACGCGGCCGCCGCCTGGCCCTGGACCGCGGTGCCGATCCGGGTGGGTGCCGCGGCCGCGAGCCTCGGCGCACTGCTCGCGCTGATCGCCGGCATCGGCCGCACGAGCCTGGCGATGGCGCGGAACGGCGATCTGCCGCGGGCGCTCGCCGTGATCGACCCGGTCCGCAGCGTCCCGCGCCGCGCTGAGATCGTCGTCGGCCTGATCGTCGTCGTCCTGGTGCTCGTCGCCGACCTGCGCTCGGCGATCGGCTTCTCCTCGTTCGGCGTGCTGCTCTACTACCTGGTCGCGAACGTCGCGGCGCTGACCCAGGAGGCCCCGCACCGCCGCTGCCCCCGCCCGCTGGCGGTCGTCGGCGTCGCCGGCTGCCTCCTCCTCGTGGCGACCCTCCCTCCCGCCTCGATCGCGGGCGGCGTCGCGGTGCTCGCCGTCGGCGCCGCCTACCGCCTCCTCGCTCAGTCGCGGGTGCGGCGGAGCAGCCAGACGAAGTAG
- a CDS encoding iron ABC transporter permease, with amino-acid sequence MTTTPAADERRSDPRRADVRTALVGVGVLAALAVVVVLVGLWHLTQGTSGIGADGLLRALLGEEVSVGGVSAADVFAGSRLPRLSAGIAVGLALGAAGALLQSISRNALASPDTLAVTAGAYFALTAVAAFSVAVPLWASSGVAFLGGLAAAAVVLALSGRAAGTSSTRLILAGSAIAMALDSGTAMLLILFRENTTGLFAWGSGSLGQLNIDASVRAAPLIAVVLALALLLSRRLDVLGLGEDGAATLGVPVRSTRALAVLCAVLLTSTSVTLAGPIAFVGLGAPVLTRLLTARVPALRRHVFLVPASGLIGAALIVLADALLRAILSPEGATAIPTGIPTAVLGGVVIVVLALRMRDAGSARTARAVRSSLRTVRRFRIVLAVLVVLLAGTIVLGLLAGSLQLRLGDVVLWLQSAAPDLVARALDERAPRIAAAVLAGAALALAGTAVQGTVRNPLAEPGLLGITAGAGLGAVIVVTTGLGGGGRPVLIAMAVAAGLATFGVIALLAWRGGLQPDRFVLVGIGMGYALTAVTAFLLLSSDPWQTPRILTWLSGTTYGRSLPDVLPVAIGILVLLPILLGLRRRLDLLAIDEDTPRILGVRPERTRLGVLALAAVLASLAVVAVGTVGFVGLVAPHLARTLVGARHGRIVPVAMLLGGLLVLVADTLGRTLIAPSQLPAGLMIALVGAPYFVWLLRRTRD; translated from the coding sequence GTGACGACGACGCCGGCCGCCGACGAGCGCCGTTCCGACCCGCGCCGTGCGGACGTCCGGACGGCGCTCGTCGGCGTCGGCGTGCTCGCGGCCCTCGCGGTCGTGGTCGTGCTCGTCGGCCTCTGGCACCTGACCCAGGGCACCTCGGGCATCGGCGCGGACGGGCTGCTGCGCGCCCTGCTCGGCGAGGAGGTGTCGGTCGGCGGAGTCTCGGCCGCCGACGTCTTCGCCGGCTCGCGGCTGCCGCGCCTGTCCGCGGGCATCGCCGTCGGGCTCGCCCTCGGGGCGGCGGGCGCGCTGCTGCAGTCGATCTCGCGCAACGCCCTCGCCTCGCCGGACACGCTCGCGGTGACCGCGGGCGCCTACTTCGCCCTGACCGCGGTGGCCGCCTTCTCGGTGGCCGTGCCGCTCTGGGCGTCCAGCGGAGTCGCCTTCCTCGGCGGGCTCGCGGCAGCGGCCGTCGTGCTCGCGCTCAGCGGCCGCGCCGCGGGCACCTCGAGCACCCGGCTGATCCTGGCGGGCTCGGCGATCGCGATGGCGCTCGACTCCGGCACGGCGATGCTGCTGATCCTGTTCCGGGAGAACACCACCGGGCTGTTCGCCTGGGGCAGCGGCTCACTGGGTCAGCTCAACATCGACGCCTCGGTGCGCGCCGCCCCGCTGATCGCGGTCGTCCTCGCGCTGGCCCTGCTGCTCTCGCGCCGCCTCGACGTGCTCGGGCTCGGCGAGGACGGCGCCGCGACCCTCGGCGTCCCGGTCCGCTCGACCAGGGCGCTGGCCGTGCTCTGCGCGGTGCTGCTCACCAGCACCTCGGTCACCCTGGCCGGGCCGATCGCGTTCGTGGGGCTCGGCGCCCCGGTGCTGACCCGGCTGCTGACGGCGCGGGTGCCGGCGCTGCGTCGGCACGTCTTCCTCGTGCCCGCGTCGGGGCTGATCGGCGCCGCGCTGATCGTGCTCGCCGACGCGCTGCTGCGCGCGATCCTCAGCCCGGAGGGGGCCACGGCGATCCCCACGGGCATCCCGACCGCGGTGCTCGGCGGAGTGGTCATCGTGGTGCTCGCCCTGCGGATGCGCGACGCCGGCTCCGCGCGGACGGCGCGGGCGGTGCGCTCCTCGCTGCGGACGGTCCGGCGCTTCCGGATCGTGCTCGCGGTGCTCGTCGTCCTGCTCGCCGGCACGATCGTGCTCGGGCTGCTCGCGGGCAGCCTGCAGCTGCGCCTGGGCGACGTCGTCCTCTGGCTGCAGAGCGCGGCACCGGACCTCGTCGCCCGCGCCCTCGACGAGCGGGCGCCTCGCATCGCCGCGGCCGTGCTCGCCGGCGCGGCGCTCGCGCTCGCGGGCACCGCGGTGCAGGGCACCGTCCGCAATCCGCTGGCCGAGCCGGGACTGCTGGGCATCACCGCCGGCGCGGGGCTCGGCGCCGTGATCGTCGTCACCACCGGTCTCGGCGGCGGCGGGCGCCCCGTTCTGATCGCGATGGCGGTCGCCGCCGGGCTCGCGACCTTCGGGGTGATCGCCCTGCTCGCCTGGCGCGGCGGCCTGCAACCGGATCGCTTCGTGCTCGTCGGCATCGGCATGGGCTACGCCCTGACCGCGGTGACCGCCTTCCTGCTGCTGAGCTCCGACCCGTGGCAGACGCCGCGGATCCTCACCTGGCTCTCCGGCACGACCTACGGCCGCTCGCTGCCCGACGTCCTCCCGGTCGCGATCGGGATCCTCGTGCTGCTGCCGATCCTCCTGGGACTGCGCCGCCGCCTGGACCTGCTGGCGATCGACGAGGACACCCCGCGCATCCTCGGCGTCCGGCCCGAGCGCACCCGGCTGGGCGTTCTCGCGCTGGCCGCCGTGCTCGCCTCGCTGGCCGTCGTCGCCGTCGGCACGGTCGGCTTCGTCGGACTGGTCGCGCCGCACCTGGCCCGGACGCTGGTCGGCGCGCGGCACGGGCGCATCGTCCCGGTCGCGATGCTGCTCGGCGGACTGCTCGTCCTCGTGGCGGACACCCTCGGCCGCACGCTCATCGCGCCCTCGCAGCTGCCCGCGGGCCTGATGATCGCGCTGGTCGGCGCGCCCTACTTCGTCTGGCTGCTCCGCCGCACCCGCGACTGA